One Saccharopolyspora erythraea NRRL 2338 genomic region harbors:
- a CDS encoding NADH-quinone oxidoreductase subunit G codes for MTVAPEAQTRPVPEGHVRLTIDGVEVDAPKGELLIRTAERMGIVIPRFCDHPLLDPAGACRQCLVEVEMNGRPMPKPQASCTMTVADGMVVKTQRTSAVADKAQQGVMELLLINHPLDCPICDKGGECPLQNQALKHGRSDSRFHDTKRTFAKPVPISSQILLDRERCVLCQRCTRFSKQIAGDPFIELLERGAMQQIGIGEQQPFQSYFSGNTIQICPVGALTSAAYRFRSRPFDLVSTPGQCEHCASGCEIRNDWRRGKVMRRLAGDAPEVNEEWICDKGRFGFRYVTATDRFTRPMVREGGELRPASWTEALGAAAAGLAAARDGDGVGVLPGGRLTVEDAYAYSKFTRIALRTNDIDFRARAHSAEELAFLESTVVGSSPESGGVTYADLEAAPAVLCVAFEPEEESPIVFLRLRKAARKGKTKVYHLGQWNSPGVEKTTVIVHDGGPVSTGSLVACPPGGEAAALAELPSEVDQALRAEGAVLVVGERAAQVPGLYSAVLRTAAATGARVAWVPRRAGERGAIEAGALPTLLPGGRPVSDKAARAEVEQSWGLDVGTLPAAPGRDGNAILADAAEGRLSGLLVGGVDPDDLPDPELAERALRRAGFVVSLELRPSAVTEHADVVLPVAAGVERAGSYLNWEGRRREFQTTIDGTGALPDCRVLDTLAVEMDADLFTQTPAAAAGELERLGTGTAPRTPAPDQPAPAVRPGPDQVLLATWRQLLDDGSLQDGEPNLAGTARRPVARISQRTAQRVGLQPGQRLEVRTARGAITLEAEISEMPDEVVWLPTDSGPSKVNRALGAGHGSVVELAATTPLPAGGNGHVPHLEGGRA; via the coding sequence ATGACCGTGGCACCAGAAGCGCAGACCCGCCCCGTACCGGAGGGCCACGTCCGCCTGACCATCGACGGTGTCGAGGTGGACGCGCCCAAGGGCGAGCTGCTGATCCGCACCGCTGAGCGCATGGGCATCGTGATCCCGCGGTTCTGCGACCACCCGCTGCTGGACCCCGCGGGCGCCTGCAGGCAGTGCCTGGTCGAGGTCGAGATGAACGGCAGGCCGATGCCCAAGCCGCAGGCGTCGTGCACCATGACCGTCGCCGACGGCATGGTCGTCAAGACCCAGCGGACCTCGGCGGTGGCCGACAAGGCGCAGCAGGGCGTGATGGAGCTGCTGCTGATCAACCACCCGCTGGACTGCCCGATCTGCGACAAGGGCGGCGAGTGCCCGTTGCAGAACCAGGCGCTCAAGCACGGCCGGTCGGACTCCCGCTTCCACGACACCAAGCGGACATTCGCCAAGCCGGTACCGATCTCCTCGCAGATCCTGCTCGACCGCGAGCGCTGCGTGCTGTGCCAGCGCTGCACCCGGTTCTCCAAGCAGATCGCGGGCGACCCGTTCATCGAGCTGCTGGAGCGCGGTGCGATGCAGCAGATCGGCATCGGCGAGCAGCAGCCGTTCCAGTCGTACTTCTCCGGCAACACCATCCAGATCTGCCCGGTCGGCGCGCTGACCAGCGCCGCCTACCGGTTCCGCTCCCGGCCGTTCGACCTGGTCTCCACGCCGGGCCAGTGCGAGCACTGCGCATCGGGCTGCGAGATCCGCAACGACTGGCGGCGCGGCAAGGTGATGCGCAGGCTGGCCGGGGACGCGCCGGAGGTCAACGAGGAGTGGATCTGCGACAAGGGCAGGTTCGGCTTCCGCTACGTCACCGCGACCGACCGCTTCACCCGGCCCATGGTCCGGGAGGGCGGTGAGCTGCGGCCGGCGTCCTGGACCGAGGCGCTCGGCGCGGCGGCGGCCGGACTGGCCGCGGCCCGCGACGGCGACGGCGTCGGGGTGCTGCCGGGCGGGCGGCTGACCGTCGAGGACGCCTACGCCTACTCGAAGTTCACCCGGATCGCCTTGCGCACCAACGACATCGACTTCCGCGCACGCGCGCACTCGGCCGAGGAGCTGGCCTTCCTGGAGTCCACTGTGGTCGGAAGCTCGCCGGAGAGCGGCGGCGTGACCTACGCGGACCTGGAAGCCGCACCGGCGGTCCTGTGCGTGGCTTTCGAGCCGGAGGAGGAGTCGCCGATCGTCTTCCTGCGGCTGCGCAAGGCGGCCCGCAAGGGGAAGACGAAGGTCTACCACCTCGGGCAGTGGAACTCGCCGGGCGTGGAGAAGACCACCGTCATCGTGCACGACGGCGGACCGGTGAGCACCGGCTCGCTGGTCGCCTGCCCGCCGGGCGGGGAGGCCGCCGCGCTGGCCGAGCTCCCGTCCGAAGTGGACCAGGCACTGCGCGCCGAGGGCGCGGTGCTCGTCGTCGGCGAGCGCGCCGCGCAGGTGCCCGGCCTCTACTCCGCCGTCCTGCGCACCGCCGCGGCCACCGGCGCCCGGGTCGCCTGGGTGCCGCGCCGCGCGGGCGAGCGCGGCGCGATCGAGGCCGGTGCGCTCCCCACGCTGCTGCCGGGCGGACGGCCGGTCTCCGACAAGGCGGCCCGCGCCGAGGTCGAGCAGAGCTGGGGCCTGGACGTCGGGACGCTGCCGGCCGCACCCGGCCGCGACGGCAACGCCATCCTGGCCGACGCAGCCGAGGGCAGGCTCTCCGGTCTGCTCGTCGGCGGTGTCGACCCCGACGACCTGCCCGACCCCGAACTCGCCGAACGCGCCCTGCGCCGCGCCGGCTTCGTGGTCAGCCTGGAGCTGCGGCCCAGCGCCGTCACCGAGCACGCCGACGTCGTGCTGCCGGTCGCGGCCGGCGTCGAGCGCGCGGGCTCCTACCTGAACTGGGAAGGACGCCGCCGGGAGTTCCAGACCACGATCGACGGCACCGGCGCCCTGCCGGACTGCCGGGTGCTCGACACCCTCGCCGTCGAGATGGACGCCGACCTGTTCACCCAGACACCTGCCGCCGCGGCCGGTGAGCTGGAGCGGCTCGGCACCGGAACCGCGCCCCGCACCCCGGCGCCCGACCAGCCCGCGCCCGCCGTCCGGCCCGGCCCGGACCAGGTGCTGCTGGCCACCTGGCGGCAGCTCCTCGACGACGGGTCGCTGCAGGACGGTGAACCCAACCTCGCGGGCACCGCCCGGCGGCCGGTCGCGCGGATCTCCCAGCGCACCGCGCAGCGCGTCGGCCTGCAGCCCGGTCAGCGGCTGGAGGTGCGCACCGCGCGCGGCGCGATCACGCTGGAAGCCGAGATCAGCGAGATGCCCGACGAGGTGGTGTGGCTGCCCACCGACTCCGGGCCCTCCAAGGTCAACCGCGCCCTCGGCGCGGGGCACGGCTCGGTGGTCGAAC
- the nuoF gene encoding NADH-quinone oxidoreductase subunit NuoF, with amino-acid sequence MTESKPSPLTPVLTKRWLSPNSWTLATYEQLEGYSALRKALKAHPDQLIELVKGAGLRGRGGAGFPAGVKWSFMPKEPVKPHYLVINADEGEPGTCKDIPLMMADPHSLIEGCVIASYAMRANNCMIYVRGEALHCIRRLSSAVREAYAAGYLGKNILGSGFDLDIVVHAGAGAYICGEETALLDSLEGKRGQPRLKPPFPAAAGLYACPTTVNNVETIASVPYIVNGGSDWFRLMGSEKSPGPKIYSVSGHVERPGQYEAPLGTTLRELLELAGGMKDGIPLKFWTPGGSSTPLFTAEHLDVPLDFEGAAEAGSMLGTTAVMVFNETVSVPWAVMKWTQFYEHESCGKCTPCREGTFWLAQVLERMVEGRGTPEDVDTLLDVCDNIFGRSFCALGDGAVSPITSGIKYFREEFLALCTKTEEPALAGAAR; translated from the coding sequence ATGACCGAATCCAAGCCCAGTCCGCTGACCCCGGTGCTGACGAAGCGGTGGCTGTCACCGAACTCCTGGACGCTGGCGACCTACGAGCAGCTCGAGGGCTACAGCGCGCTGCGCAAGGCGCTGAAGGCCCACCCGGACCAGCTCATCGAGCTCGTGAAGGGCGCGGGCCTGCGCGGTCGCGGCGGTGCCGGGTTCCCGGCGGGCGTGAAGTGGAGCTTCATGCCCAAGGAGCCGGTCAAGCCGCACTACCTGGTCATCAACGCCGACGAGGGCGAGCCGGGGACCTGCAAGGACATCCCGCTGATGATGGCCGACCCGCACTCGCTGATCGAGGGCTGCGTCATCGCCAGCTACGCGATGCGTGCCAACAACTGCATGATCTACGTGCGCGGTGAGGCGCTGCACTGCATCCGCCGCCTCAGCAGCGCCGTGCGGGAGGCCTACGCCGCCGGCTACCTCGGCAAGAACATCCTCGGCTCCGGCTTCGACCTCGACATCGTGGTGCACGCCGGCGCCGGCGCCTACATCTGCGGCGAGGAGACGGCGCTGCTGGACTCGCTGGAGGGCAAGCGCGGCCAGCCCCGGCTCAAGCCGCCGTTCCCGGCCGCCGCCGGGCTCTACGCGTGCCCGACCACGGTGAACAACGTCGAGACCATCGCCTCGGTGCCCTACATCGTCAACGGCGGCTCGGACTGGTTCCGGCTGATGGGCAGCGAGAAGTCGCCAGGACCCAAGATCTACTCGGTGTCCGGCCACGTCGAGCGGCCCGGGCAGTACGAGGCCCCGCTGGGCACCACGCTGCGGGAGCTGCTGGAGCTGGCGGGCGGCATGAAGGACGGCATCCCGCTGAAGTTCTGGACGCCCGGCGGCTCGTCGACGCCGCTGTTCACCGCCGAGCACCTGGACGTCCCGCTGGACTTCGAGGGCGCGGCCGAGGCCGGCTCGATGCTCGGCACGACCGCGGTCATGGTCTTCAACGAGACCGTCTCGGTGCCGTGGGCGGTCATGAAGTGGACCCAGTTCTACGAGCACGAGTCCTGCGGCAAGTGCACGCCCTGCCGCGAGGGCACCTTCTGGCTGGCCCAGGTGCTGGAGCGGATGGTCGAGGGCCGGGGCACCCCGGAGGACGTCGACACCCTGCTCGACGTCTGCGACAACATCTTCGGCCGTTCGTTCTGCGCGCTCGGCGACGGCGCGGTCAGCCCGATCACCAGCGGCATCAAGTACTTCCGCGAGGAGTTCCTCGCGCTGTGCACCAAGACCGAAGAGCCCGCACTCGCAGGAGCGGCCCGATGA
- the nuoE gene encoding NADH-quinone oxidoreductase subunit NuoE, with translation MSNTSAVFGEDVRADAKQIIGRYPESRSALLPMLHLVQSVQGHVSTEGIEFCAEQLDLSTAEVSAVATFYTMYKRKPCGQHLVSVCTNTLCAALGGDSIYRTLSEHLGVGHDETAGTPGEEGSLTLEHAECLAACDLGPVLQVNYEYYDNQTPEKALELVKALQRGEKPAPTRGAPLSDFRGAERQLAGFFDRPGGSYEDTVDGPSAAEETLRGARIANERGWTAPAMPDDAELPPLPEKK, from the coding sequence ATGAGCAACACGAGCGCGGTCTTCGGCGAGGACGTGCGGGCCGACGCCAAGCAGATCATCGGCCGCTACCCGGAGTCGCGGTCGGCGCTGCTGCCGATGCTGCACCTGGTGCAGTCGGTGCAGGGCCACGTCAGCACCGAGGGCATCGAGTTCTGCGCCGAGCAGCTCGACCTCTCCACCGCCGAGGTCAGCGCGGTGGCGACGTTCTACACGATGTACAAGCGCAAGCCGTGCGGGCAGCACCTGGTCAGCGTCTGCACCAACACGCTGTGCGCGGCGCTGGGCGGCGACTCGATCTACCGGACGCTCAGCGAGCACCTCGGCGTCGGTCACGACGAGACCGCGGGCACGCCCGGTGAGGAGGGCTCGCTGACGCTGGAGCACGCCGAGTGCCTGGCGGCCTGCGACCTCGGCCCGGTACTCCAGGTGAACTACGAGTACTACGACAACCAGACTCCGGAGAAGGCGCTGGAGCTGGTCAAGGCGTTGCAGCGCGGGGAGAAGCCCGCGCCGACGCGGGGCGCACCGCTGTCGGACTTCCGGGGCGCCGAGCGCCAGCTCGCCGGGTTCTTCGACCGGCCGGGCGGCAGCTACGAGGACACCGTGGACGGCCCGTCGGCGGCGGAGGAGACGTTGCGCGGAGCGCGCATCGCCAACGAGCGGGGCTGGACCGCCCCGGCGATGCCCGACGACGCCGAGCTCCCGCCGCTGCCGGAGAAGAAGTGA